One segment of Marvinbryantia formatexigens DSM 14469 DNA contains the following:
- the nrdD gene encoding anaerobic ribonucleoside-triphosphate reductase, with protein sequence MTGKLLAENGKVGENVKFDRIRRITGYLVGTTDRFNNAKRAEERDRVKHSLS encoded by the coding sequence ATGACAGGAAAATTGCTTGCAGAAAATGGAAAAGTAGGAGAAAACGTAAAATTTGACCGTATCCGCCGGATTACCGGATATCTGGTGGGAACCACGGACCGCTTCAATAACGCGAAGCGCGCGGAGGAAAGAGACCGTGTTAAACACAGCCTGTCCTGA
- the nrdG gene encoding anaerobic ribonucleoside-triphosphate reductase activating protein has translation MLNTACPEPLRIAGTVQDSIVDGPGIRYVIFTQGCPHHCPGCHNPQTHDPEGGRLADTGAILEQIFGNPLLSGVTFSGGEPFVQAAALVPLAEEIKARGKHLMIYTGYLYEQLLKMQQEGVARLLELADILVDGPFILEQRDLTLQYRGSANQRVIDLVKTRKTGGIVLYKSEYDEL, from the coding sequence GTGTTAAACACAGCCTGTCCTGAGCCGCTGAGGATTGCCGGAACCGTGCAGGATTCCATTGTGGACGGTCCCGGCATCCGCTACGTAATTTTTACGCAGGGCTGCCCGCACCACTGTCCGGGCTGTCATAATCCGCAGACCCATGATCCGGAGGGCGGGCGCCTGGCGGACACCGGTGCGATCCTGGAGCAGATTTTTGGTAACCCGCTTCTGTCCGGCGTCACCTTCTCCGGCGGCGAACCGTTTGTGCAGGCAGCGGCGCTGGTTCCCCTTGCGGAGGAAATAAAGGCGCGCGGAAAGCACCTGATGATTTATACCGGTTATCTTTACGAACAGCTTCTGAAAATGCAGCAGGAGGGCGTAGCGCGCCTTCTGGAGCTGGCGGATATCCTGGTGGACGGTCCCTTTATTCTGGAGCAGCGGGATCTGACGCTGCAGTACCGCGGAAGCGCAAACCAGCGGGTCATAGACCTTGTAAAAACAAGGAAAACCGGCGGGATTGTGTTGTACAAAAGTGAATACGATGAGCTGTAA